TTTCATTCCGTTTATTCTCGATGTCATCACTGGACTTGTTTAGATCGTTCATAATGTCCAGCATCTCTTTTAATGCGTCGGCAATACCATCAAAATTAGCATTGGTAGACTGGACACCCTCATTTTGAAGTTGATTAAACCGGTTGATTTCATCCATTTTTTCTACAGCATGACTGGTAATTTGGTTAAGGGTAGCAATAATGTGATTAATTTCTTCAGTAAAGGAGTTAGAGTCTTCCGCCAGTTTCCGAATTTCTTCAGCAACAACGGCGAATCCTTTTCCGGCTTCACCAGCTCGGGCGGCTTCAATACTTGCGTTCAGAGCCAGTAGATTGGTCTGTTCCGCAATGCTTTTAATGCTGGTACTTTTCGCTTGTATTTCTTTGGCACTTTCGTTGGTACGATGAATAATATCTTGGATCTCTTGAGCAGCCGCATTGCTGGACTTTGTCTGCTCTACCAGTTTACTGACGGTTTCAACGCCCGCTTCCTTCATTTGGCTGATGATGTCGGCAGATTGATTTAAGCGGATTCGGTGCTCCTTATCGGATTCGATAAGCTGACTGATTTGCTGAATATTTTCAGAACCGCTGGAGGTATCATAAGCTTGACTTTCGGCACCTTTAGCAATTTCATCAATGGCCCCTGCTACTTCTGAGGCAGCACCGGAAGCTTGTTCTGTGGATGCTGTTAATTCTTCGGAAGAAGCAGCCAGTTGATCCGCTCGATCCATAATATCCTTAATCAATTCTAACAGGCCGTCCCGCATCTCCTGAAGGCCCTTGTTGATCTGACCAATTTCATCAGAAGAACTAGTATCAAAGTTTACGGTTAAGTTACCCTGGCTCAGTTCTTTTACTCCTTCTAAGGTTTTAGGAACTGGCCGGAGAGAGCGTTTTACAGCAAAGGCTATTGCCAGCAATAGCACGATGATGGTACCAACTAAGATAGACTGGTTGACTACCATAAAAGCTCGGACAGGTGACATTACTTCATTTCTTGGGATCATGGTGGCGACGGACCAGCCTACGGATTCCACCGGGGTATAAAAAATCATCCGGTCGGTTCCATTAAACTCATATTCAGCAAAGCCGGATTCACCGGCAATCATGCGGGTACCAGCTTCTTGTAAAGCACCTTCCATATCCAGAATATTGGTTTCAGCGATCATGCTTTCGTCAGGATGATAAACCACTAATCCATCCTGGTCAATTAAGAAAGCATAGCCGGTTTCTCCCACCTGATATTCACTCATGATTCGCTGAATTTGATCAATGTAGATATCGACGGATACAGAACCGAGGTCTCGGGAACCCTGCATAACCGGTGCGGAAGCCGTTACTACCAGACCGCCGGTGACGGCATCCAGATAAGGAGCAGATATATATGGACCTTCTGCCTGCAAGGTCTCCTGATACCATCCGCGTCCTCTTAGCACATAGTCTGGAGAAGCATCATAGTCATAGGCATCAGCAAAAAGGTCGCTGGCTTCTGCTAAGCCTAAAAAAACAAAACCAATGGCTTCGTCCATCTCATTGATGCTTTGCAACTGGCGATGAACTCTTCGGGTTAAGGGATGCTCTCT
This region of Tindallia magadiensis genomic DNA includes:
- a CDS encoding methyl-accepting chemotaxis protein; this encodes MMTWIKSGLARKLVAILLVVILITFGAYGLTLNHQVSQFFESQARIQMQGDAAHIATELDLFMERYLTIVQQMETNQDFIDYMREVTTREEKREHPLTRRVHRQLQSINEMDEAIGFVFLGLAEASDLFADAYDYDASPDYVLRGRGWYQETLQAEGPYISAPYLDAVTGGLVVTASAPVMQGSRDLGSVSVDIYIDQIQRIMSEYQVGETGYAFLIDQDGLVVYHPDESMIAETNILDMEGALQEAGTRMIAGESGFAEYEFNGTDRMIFYTPVESVGWSVATMIPRNEVMSPVRAFMVVNQSILVGTIIVLLLAIAFAVKRSLRPVPKTLEGVKELSQGNLTVNFDTSSSDEIGQINKGLQEMRDGLLELIKDIMDRADQLAASSEELTASTEQASGAASEVAGAIDEIAKGAESQAYDTSSGSENIQQISQLIESDKEHRIRLNQSADIISQMKEAGVETVSKLVEQTKSSNAAAQEIQDIIHRTNESAKEIQAKSTSIKSIAEQTNLLALNASIEAARAGEAGKGFAVVAEEIRKLAEDSNSFTEEINHIIATLNQITSHAVEKMDEINRFNQLQNEGVQSTNANFDGIADALKEMLDIMNDLNKSSDDIENKRNEIVLVMENLSAIAEENAASTEEATASVTGQSETITGISDGSRDLVNLAEEMQKSIHHFKVY